TCTTGTAGCTCCTGTACTTCATAACTTCCCTCCTTTTGAATTATTTTCGTGACAAACAACCATGGGGAAGTTTATAATTACTCACTTAGCAATTTCCCGGTCCTTTTTACTTTTCCTGCTGCGTAGTATAGATATCGTTATGTGTTGGAAAGAGATAGCATGACAAGAATTCAGATAGCTTCATTATCACTCAAATTGATAGGAATAATGTGAGGAGAGGAAATGGAAGAACTAAGTGTTGTTTCAGGACTTATCTTGGTTGTAGCCTCTATAATCGCTAATGCATACTGGCAAGATACTGTAAGATGGGACAGCGAAAGGAGGATTGCATCAAGAGCAAAGAAGCCAATACACACCAGCTACGCAAAAAAATGTAAGAGAAACGCAACATTGCTTTTTCGATTTTCTGTTTTTCTGGGGTTATGTTCTATATTGCCAATATTTTTATATCTGATTGATTACACTGTAGCAGCTTTGTATATTTTGGGACTTGCAATTTCAGCTGTAACACTAGCATTAGCATACTTTACCGTCACTCCGAAGTATTTGGTTCCTACAGGATATCCAGAAGACTTTGATGATATTGAAAAATAGAATGAGCTTTTGAAAGAAAGAGAAAATATAAGAACAGAAAAACTATTTTTCATCTTAATAAATAAGCAGCACATAACAACCAGATGCACGTGAACGAGTACCACAGGACACTTTTTCAGATGAGCGACGGTTTAAGATTTCCAAATCGTCCTCATGCTCTTTAACGTCTTACGGTGGTACTCGTCAGTGATCAGGGCGTTGAGGCTGTAGAAAAAGGCCTCTCTGAAAACTTGCGAGAGGTTGAGCAAAAAAACGGATGCTCAGAATGCGCTGTATTGAATGATCTCGATCGAGGCAAGGGTTTATGATTCCCAAAATCAAATTGATTTTTCGAACTATATTCTTTAAGAATATCGGACGGTATATAGCAAGAACATTTAACACTTATAAGGCCTCCGGTTGTCAAGGGGCAAAGATCACCCGTCACGGATTTTGAAAAAATCCGTCATGTGAGCGATACAAAAAACATACTCTGACTTAATTTCAAATCAGCGGCATCCAGTTCTACAGGCATGATCCCCAAGGAAGGAACAGGGTCAAGTCTTGCATTCGGGGTTTACGTAAAGAGCGGATATTATTTCGGCACTTCCTGATATTCAGAATTATTGTTCCCCTTGAGAGCTTGTCTGCTTTTCCTGTTTTTTCTTTCAGGGTAACCCTGCCTGCCCCCAGGCGGCGGGTCTATTACTGGCAGTTTTAACTTCATTCCCTCTTTTAATTTATTGTCATTATTAAGGTCGTTAAAATAAGCGACGAGAAAGTCCTTGTCAGGATCGTTATAGATTTCTTTTGCAATGCCTTTCAAGGTGTCGCCTTCTTTGGTTTCGTAAGCTATATAATCCTGGTCGTTCAATTTAGTTTTCAGGTAATGCAATGCCTGCTCATTGTCAGGGTCAAAGTAGAGGGTAAGTATAAACTCATTTCTCGCTTCGTAAAACAAACCCTGCTTAAAATAATCCAGGCCCTTTCGCAAATGTCTTTGTGTCTCGATCCTGGTCCTTGCCTCAAGCACGTTTACCAACTCAGAGGCCTCGGGGTCGCCGGGGATGAAGCTCTGCACGATCTTCCAGTTGAAGAGCGCCCCACGCAGGTCTCCTCTCTCCTCTGCTTCAACAGCCTTCAAGCGATATTTTTCCGGGAATGCATCAAACGGGTCTCTGCTCTCCCTCGTGACAGGCTCTTGCCGGACTGAAGGCCTCGGAGCGCAGTTGAAAAGAGAGACCGCTGAGAAAACAATGAGACATGAGATAATAAAATGTTTCATATCTAATTCAAATCATTATTGCTGAACGTGATAAGGTTCCTTTCAAATTCTTTCAGGCTGAAGCTGCCGTAGACCATTGAACGTTTGATCCTGTAATTATCTATAAAGAACGGATTGCCTCCCCGGTATACTGTAAATGCCCCTCTGTAACCGAGTTTTTTCAGGAGCGCCACTGTCAGGGAATTGGTTTCGCCGTAGGGATAGGCCAGGTACCTGACCTCCTTATTCAAGCGCTTCCTGATGATGGCCGCGGATTCGGTCAATTCCTCTTTGAGAGACTCAAAATATTCCCTGAAGGATTCCTGTTCATCCCTCATGTTGAGGTTGCGGTGCGTCTTTGTGTGGCACTGTATATCAATGCCGTTTCCTTCCATCGCGGAGACAAGCTTCCAGTCCAGGGCGTTACTGCCCTGCGTAATGAAATCCGTGTACACAAATAACGTGGCAGGGTATCCGTACTTTTTCAATATCGGGAACGCTATATCATAAGTGGAGCGCCAGCCGTCATCAATTGTAATGACCACTGATTTATCCGGGACCTGTTTTCTGAAATTCAGGAAATCAAAAAGCTCGTCCGCTGAGATCACCTTGTAGCCGTTCTTTTTCAGGAAAGCCATTTGCTCTTCAAAGTCCCTTTCGCTGACGGTCAGGGTGTCTGATCTGTATTTTGAGAACTTGTGATAAGAGAGCACGGGCACTGTCTGATGACCTTTAACGGACAACCCGCCTTTCCTGTAATCATAGAGAGGGACGATCAATTCCTGTCCCGGACCAAGGGTGGTGACATCGTTGAACCCGGCAATAAACCAGTCCAGGGACGGATCGTTCAGGTACTTCCCCGCAAGGGACGCAAAGGTATCGCCGGGCTGGGCAATGACAGCGATAAAGTCGGGAAACACCCGCGCGTAAGACCGCTCTTCCGGCTGCAAATGGATCTGAGGGGCTGTAAAAGTAGATGGGGTTTTTCTGGTCGAGGCACAGCCGGCGAACAGGACCAGCATCAACAGTATCAGTGATAAATAAAATAATCCTTCAGAGCAGGCTTTCCCTATGGATCTTTTGAACATGGTTTCTGAGACACTATTTCTTCGGATATTTTTTGGGGCCAAAGAGCGGCGGCTCTTCCTCCACCGGTGGAGGCGGCGGCGGTGGAGTGGGTTTTGGCGGCGCCTTCTCTATGACTGCTTTTGGATAAAAGCTGTCAACAAATTCCTTCGGCATGGGGTCGCGCGTTTTCATCATGTCCTCAGGTACGTTGATATTCATGCCTGGATGGATACGGCTGGGATTGATGTCAGGATTTGCATCTGCCAATGCCTTCCAGTTCTGTATATCGCCGGTGTACCAGCCCGCGATTATCGAGACTGTCTCTCCGGGCCATTTTACAGTATGAACAAAATAACTGACTGGAGGTTCAGTCTGGGCCGGGGCAGTTTCAGGTGTGGTTACAACAGGCTGTTCAGGCACGGTTTCATCAGGTTTCTGCTCCTGCTTCGCGCAGCTTATAAGCGCTATTGTTATTAGGAAGATAATGAACAATCTTATTTGCTTTGCCAAAACGCTTTTCATTTTTTGTAACCCGCCTTCCTCACTTAACCGTGATGCGTAATCCGTAATGCGTTATGAGTCATCTTTTCTCCCATTACGCTTTACGCATCACGCGTTACGATTTAATAATCCGGGATCAGGATTTTCTTTTCAGTTTTTGAAGATATTCAATAGCCAACTGGTTCCCCGGATTTACCTTGACAGCCCGTTCGATGCTTTCTATGCATTGCTGTCTCTTGCCCTGCTTCTCCTGCATTATCCCGAGATTGAAGAGCGCCTCATCAAGATATGACGGCGATAATCCTACCACCTTTTCATACATCTCCTCGGCCTTCGGGTAGTTTTTATTTATAGCATAAATATAACCGAGATTAAAATACGCGTCTGAAAATTTCGGGTCAAGCTGCGCCGCTTTATTAAAGGCATCAATTGCCTTTGGATTGTCTTTCAATTTCATGTGGACCATGCCGAGATGGAAATGCGCCTGAACATTTGAGGGATCCGCCTTTACAGCCTCAAGCAGCAAAGGCATTGCCTTATGCGGCTGTGTCTCCATCAGACCCGCTGCCTGGTCCTGCAAGGCCCTGGCCTTTGCCTTCGGGTCTTCAGCGGGCTCCTGTTTCTTTACCTGCTCCGGCGCAACTGTTTTTTCAGGGACACGCGTCTCAGCCTGCTGTGAAACCGGGGGTGTCTGGACATCTTTCCCTTTCGGCAAAAGGAAAAATATGAGGCCAATTACAATTACTGCCGCGATCGCGATATACGCAACGGGCAATTTTCTCTTCTCTCTCTGGACCACTTCTTTCTTCGGCTGAACAATTATCTTTTCCTCAGGCTTTTCAGCAGGCTTCATCTGAGGCTGTGCCGGGGGTTTTACCTCGGCCATTACCGTATGGCCGGCACCGGCCTCTTCTCCAATGTGGATCTCGCCTGTATCTCTGAAGGCCTGCAGCTCGGATGACATGTCCTCCGTAAAAAGCTCTTTCATGTAATGGGCGAGGCCGCTGACGGTAGGCTTCAGGGAGAGGTCGATCATGCAGCCTTTGAGATCGGGGTTTCCTTCGCAGATCTTTGTGTTGTATTCAAGTTTCTCCGGCCCGAATATGCACGCCTCGATGTCGTCCAGCATCTCCCCGCAGGACTGGTAGCGGTCCTCAGGCTCTTTTGCAAGGGAGCGTTTGAGAATTTTATAAAGCATCTGAGGCAGCCCGCTGACAACATTTTCCGCAGGCTCAAATTCGGCATCGCGGACCTTGGCGAGTATATGAAGGGTATCGCCCTGGAACATCCTGTTGCCGGTGACCAGTTCATAAAGGAGTATGCCCGTGGCGAATATGTCCGAGCGGTGGTCAATGTGTTTGCCCGACGCCTGTTCTGGCGACATATAAGCTACCTTGCCCTTGATCATGCCCACCTGGGTCATGGAGCTCTGTGTGGCTGCCTTGGCAATTCCGAAATCAACTATCTTTACCTCGCCTTCATAAGTGACGATGACATTCTGGGGACTGATGTCCCTGTGAATAATGTTAAGCGGCCTTCCCTGCAGGTCCTTCAGCTTGTGGGCGTAATCAAGGCCCGCGCAGACACGTGACATAATGTAGAGGCTGTGCTCAAGGCTGAACTGCGTATTTCTGTCTTTGGCGCGGTTGGCGATCATGCGCAGGTCTTTGCCTAACAGATATTCCATCGCAATATAGTAAGTCCCTTCCAAATTGCCGAAGTCGTAGATCTGGACTATGTTCTGGTGGTGGAGCGAAGCGGCAAGTTTTGCCTCGTCGATAAAAGAAGTGACCAGCTCTTTTTCAACGGTCAAATGGGGGAGGATCTGCTTGATGGCGACCATCTTCTCAAAGCCTTCAGCGCCCATTATCTTGGCTTTGAAAACCTGCGCCATACCGCCTGTGGCGAGCTTTTCCACAAGGAGGTATTTCCCGAACTTTACGGGCTTGTCTGCGGACATGTGAGTAAATTTCTCCTCTGTTTGGGAGGTTATCTGTTAAAAAACAATTAAGGCCGTTGTCTAATTATAAAGCAATTTGGTTTTATTGTCAGCGTTAATTCGTGTCTTTTGCAGATACCGTTATTTTGTCACCCTGAACTCGTTTCAGGGTCTCATAACATATCGCGACACCCTTAGATTCTGAAACAAGTTCAGAATGACAGTTGCAAGGTCTTTCAATTTCATATCTCCCTCGTTGCCGGTATTCTTATGATCACCGGGAACGCTGAATATGCCGACGGGTCGAAAAGCATTTTGCCGCCGTGGTCTGTAATTATCTTGTGTGCGATATTGAGAAACAGGCTGCGGCTCCACATCTTTCCCTGCAGCTCCGGATCAAATAGCTCACACGAACATTGGTCAATGGAAGATTCTCCGAAAACGATCTCAAGTCCATTCCCGTTGTCCTTAATTGATATCCCGAAATCCGACCCCTGAGGAAGGGCAAAGATTATTTCCTTAAACACCATTGAGACCGCCTTCCTCATGAGTTCACTATCAACCGGGACCATAAGACGCGCTGCGCTGACAGAAAGAGAAGGACGGAGCCCTTTCTGCCGCCATTCTTCATCATGCCTCTGTATCTCCTCCTGAAGCAGGGTGTCGATCCTGTGCAATTTGATCTGTGGCAGCGGGATCTTAGCGAAATTATCAACTTCCCTGAGGACCATTTCCACTCTTTCGACAGAGGCAGTGATGGCAGAGAGCGAATCATTTTTTAACGCCTCGGGTTCCGGCTTTGCCATCTTCCTTGCCAGGCCCCCGATCACCATCAGAGGGTTTCTTATCTCATGGGCCATGGCCTGTGCGAGCCGGACATAAGCAGCCGTCCTTTCCGCATCGATCAGCCTCGCCTCTGTTTTCTTCAATATCACCATGGCATTTTCATAGTGCTTTTTTAATTCAGACCAGAGGCGGGCGTTCTCGATAAGGGGCGCAAGGAGGGAAGAAATGCCTCTTAAAAATTCCAGGTCCTCCCGGTTATACGCCCCGGGGACGTCCCGGTCAAGATAGATCAGGCCATGAATACGGTTGTGAAAAATAAGCGGGACGCATATCGCGCACCTGATCCTCAGCGCCATGATGCTTTCCTGTTCCTTGAATGAATAATCACTGAGCGCGTCCTCAAGAAGAAGGGACTCACCGTTCTGAAAGATCCTGTTGATAATGCTGCTGCTGAGAGGCACGGACCCGGTAGGGGAGTCAATGAAAATCGGTTTCAGGGCGCCGTCCTCCCCAAACAGCGCGAGATAGCCGCGGTCCTGCTTGAAGATCTCCTTCAGCCTTGAAAATGTTTTTTCACCAAGTACCGTTATTTCCTGGTTCCCGGCCAGCTCTGTTGCAAGTTCATATATCGTATTCAGCCGCCGGTGGTCCGCAAGGTGCAATTCCTTTTCCCTGCCCAGAGAATGCAGGACCATCTGCTCCGGGACCTCCTCTTTAATTTGTGAGAGAACGAGTTTTGTCTTCCCGAGTTGAATGGAATCCCCTTGAGTCAGCGGGGTCTTGTCCCTGATCCTGATATTATTTACGAATACGCCGTTTGCGCTTTTTAGGTCTTCAATGTAAATATGATTGTCCGTCTCTGACACAAGCGCATGCCTGTGCGACATGGTCTGGTCTTCAAAAGTAAGCCCGGTATCTTTCCCCCTGCCGATAACGCACGGCAGGGTAATATCATAATTGCTGCCATTGCCGGTGTCCTGAAGAACAATATTCCTGCTCATTGCACCGCCTG
The Nitrospirota bacterium genome window above contains:
- a CDS encoding LysM peptidoglycan-binding domain-containing protein, whose amino-acid sequence is MKSVLAKQIRLFIIFLITIALISCAKQEQKPDETVPEQPVVTTPETAPAQTEPPVSYFVHTVKWPGETVSIIAGWYTGDIQNWKALADANPDINPSRIHPGMNINVPEDMMKTRDPMPKEFVDSFYPKAVIEKAPPKPTPPPPPPPVEEEPPLFGPKKYPKK
- a CDS encoding LysM peptidoglycan-binding domain-containing protein, whose translation is MKHFIISCLIVFSAVSLFNCAPRPSVRQEPVTRESRDPFDAFPEKYRLKAVEAEERGDLRGALFNWKIVQSFIPGDPEASELVNVLEARTRIETQRHLRKGLDYFKQGLFYEARNEFILTLYFDPDNEQALHYLKTKLNDQDYIAYETKEGDTLKGIAKEIYNDPDKDFLVAYFNDLNNDNKLKEGMKLKLPVIDPPPGGRQGYPERKNRKSRQALKGNNNSEYQEVPK
- a CDS encoding protein kinase, which translates into the protein MSADKPVKFGKYLLVEKLATGGMAQVFKAKIMGAEGFEKMVAIKQILPHLTVEKELVTSFIDEAKLAASLHHQNIVQIYDFGNLEGTYYIAMEYLLGKDLRMIANRAKDRNTQFSLEHSLYIMSRVCAGLDYAHKLKDLQGRPLNIIHRDISPQNVIVTYEGEVKIVDFGIAKAATQSSMTQVGMIKGKVAYMSPEQASGKHIDHRSDIFATGILLYELVTGNRMFQGDTLHILAKVRDAEFEPAENVVSGLPQMLYKILKRSLAKEPEDRYQSCGEMLDDIEACIFGPEKLEYNTKICEGNPDLKGCMIDLSLKPTVSGLAHYMKELFTEDMSSELQAFRDTGEIHIGEEAGAGHTVMAEVKPPAQPQMKPAEKPEEKIIVQPKKEVVQREKRKLPVAYIAIAAVIVIGLIFFLLPKGKDVQTPPVSQQAETRVPEKTVAPEQVKKQEPAEDPKAKARALQDQAAGLMETQPHKAMPLLLEAVKADPSNVQAHFHLGMVHMKLKDNPKAIDAFNKAAQLDPKFSDAYFNLGYIYAINKNYPKAEEMYEKVVGLSPSYLDEALFNLGIMQEKQGKRQQCIESIERAVKVNPGNQLAIEYLQKLKRKS
- a CDS encoding FHA domain-containing protein; this encodes MSRNIVLQDTGNGSNYDITLPCVIGRGKDTGLTFEDQTMSHRHALVSETDNHIYIEDLKSANGVFVNNIRIRDKTPLTQGDSIQLGKTKLVLSQIKEEVPEQMVLHSLGREKELHLADHRRLNTIYELATELAGNQEITVLGEKTFSRLKEIFKQDRGYLALFGEDGALKPIFIDSPTGSVPLSSSIINRIFQNGESLLLEDALSDYSFKEQESIMALRIRCAICVPLIFHNRIHGLIYLDRDVPGAYNREDLEFLRGISSLLAPLIENARLWSELKKHYENAMVILKKTEARLIDAERTAAYVRLAQAMAHEIRNPLMVIGGLARKMAKPEPEALKNDSLSAITASVERVEMVLREVDNFAKIPLPQIKLHRIDTLLQEEIQRHDEEWRQKGLRPSLSVSAARLMVPVDSELMRKAVSMVFKEIIFALPQGSDFGISIKDNGNGLEIVFGESSIDQCSCELFDPELQGKMWSRSLFLNIAHKIITDHGGKMLFDPSAYSAFPVIIRIPATREI
- a CDS encoding polysaccharide deacetylase family protein, with amino-acid sequence MFKRSIGKACSEGLFYLSLILLMLVLFAGCASTRKTPSTFTAPQIHLQPEERSYARVFPDFIAVIAQPGDTFASLAGKYLNDPSLDWFIAGFNDVTTLGPGQELIVPLYDYRKGGLSVKGHQTVPVLSYHKFSKYRSDTLTVSERDFEEQMAFLKKNGYKVISADELFDFLNFRKQVPDKSVVITIDDGWRSTYDIAFPILKKYGYPATLFVYTDFITQGSNALDWKLVSAMEGNGIDIQCHTKTHRNLNMRDEQESFREYFESLKEELTESAAIIRKRLNKEVRYLAYPYGETNSLTVALLKKLGYRGAFTVYRGGNPFFIDNYRIKRSMVYGSFSLKEFERNLITFSNNDLN